The Microplitis demolitor isolate Queensland-Clemson2020A chromosome 9, iyMicDemo2.1a, whole genome shotgun sequence genomic sequence TTTCTTGCGCCATTATAATGATTTAAtgctttttcttttattttattcaatttaacaaTTTCACGTTatctttatcataaataatatgaatgatTAATTGAACCATATCTTTTTCGCCGCTGCCATAGACACATatcttttctatttttttaattatatattttacgctaattaaatgttgatgattaattattatttttttttttttaaataaggtcctAGGGTatctacagaaaaataaattatattactatattcattcataatataaaattttatgacttttaaaaatgtatataataacatCTCGTTATATATCCTGACTGAGCACgatttttcaaacatttacttaataaatttataattaattgtaaaataatttgatatacCATGCTTTAATATAGCtagattgataaataattacttatcaacaagtttttttgctaaaatttttctttagaaaaattcaaaaaaacccactaaagaattaaattgataaaatccaaaaataaaaacttccAGTATATCTTTGTTATTCTTTATCAGCAACAAACACCACTGTATccagtgctgccagaacgtgcgatattttttACCCCTCCTGAGGTGAAATAGCATTGAGAGTATTGgcaggagggggtaaaaatatcgcacgttctggcagcactgaCTGTATcgtttttcaataataatgacaatgtTCAATTACTAATGATAATCTATCAGCAGTGATAGCTTCGCGTAGCGACACCTACATGCGCGCTTTCATAATGTATTAATGGGGTTCCGTTTTTGTCAAACTCAGCCCAGGGAGCAGCATCACCGCTTAGTCGGTGGCGCGCCAAAATttaacgttaaaaataatttctttacttattcaattatatggatacaaataacaataaatgttGTACGTGAAACATTGCAcagtcaaaagaaaataactcAACTGTTTATTTACCTGTGTaataactttcatttttttcaacaataacatCCTTTGTGAAATGGTTAAGACATAACCTTGGCGATTTCGAAGAccgaaaatttacatttttagtCTTTTCCCAAAGGGCCCGACGTTTCCCATCATTGGAAAAAGTAAAAGTTGCTCTTCCTCTACAAAAAGGAACAAAACACTCACCCATATtctgtataatttttcaatttttctgatagttatgaaagtaattaacaatttttcacgGGTAATAAAAGCCAATGATctatggaaaaattatttctgtagATCTACAGACCCATACTTTTATGCAAGGGTGcgagaattaattaaaagaaatcgATAATTAATTGGATATCAATGGCTCTACGTTTAATTGAATGTTTGTGtgtattcataataataattatccttatcaaaaaaatttctacctgCAATAAAAGCCAATAGTCtgtggaaaaattatttctttagatCTACAGAGATATACTCTTTTTTAAGGGCGTGAGTTGTGATTGAGAGAAAttcaaagttaattaaatatgaacaGATATATGTTCTATTTAATGTCTGTAtttattcttgataattattagacctgtcaacaaattttaatcgagtcattcaaacaaatattttatgcaATAATAAGTATGTAGATTCCCTGTTTAGAAAGTTTCTtcgaatccaatagattcttataaattcccatagagattttataagaatgaatgagttctatgagaagcgCTATAGTTGAGTATAGGACCTTATACATACAGtcataagaatctatcggatttttaaGCAGAGTTTAAAGGCTTTTACCTTCAACACGCGTTTTACATTTATATCGCacatttctgttttttttttcctcctcTCCGATCGTTTGGTCCCTTACCACGAGCTAttctattttacttaatttttggTTTATTACTCGCCATCTATTTGCTCTCTGACGAAACTTTTCCATCGACTGTTTTATCGTATTTTTAGAGTCGATaatttaggaatttttttgcACAGAGATCTTAATGCACAGAGTTGTAAATCTGCCaaaaaaacgtcatttttCCAGCAGTGCCATCATTCGTCATTCAACAACTTCCTGCTTTATTCTCCATTCGTCAATTGTCTCTCCTCAGTCTTGGATCAAACCTCCAATAAAAGTCGAGCCAGAAAATTCTTCGAAAGCTGAAAATGGTAAGCATCCATTTGATAATTtccctaaaaaaataaatattttaataaatattagaataatttaataaatgaaaaaccaAAAACGACCATCTTACATCACCAGTTCAATCATTGATTAAACAGTTGATTAGAATAACCTTAACTTGACCTTGACTTGTGACTTTGACCCATTTGCTGGCTAGTGTCCAACGAATTACCATCTAATTATATCTAATGAACCTGACACTAGAAAACGGACCTAGAAATAGACCAAAGCAACATGACCCgaaaaaaatctgatttttataaaatccagGTGGAACCGATAAACGTCGTAGTAACTGGAGCTGCGGGTCAAATAGCCTACTCGCTGCTGTACCAATTAGCAGCGGGATCAGTATTTGGCCCAGATCAGCCAATAAATTTACGTCTGCTGGACATAAAGCCGATGATGGACGTTCTGCAGGGCGTCGTAATGGAACTTGAAGACCTGGCACTTCCTTTATTGcgaggtaaaaatttttttatcgatttgtAGCAATGAAAGCTCTGGACTTGGTATTACTGATGATTATTCCAGATGTCCTGCCGACCGCTGATGCTGGGGCAGCATTCAAAGATGCCGCGGCAGCATTCCTGGTCGGGGCGATGCCACGTAAACAGGGAATGGAACGCAAGGACCTTCTGGCAGCGAAtgtcaaaatattcaaagacCAGGGCGAAGCTTTGGACAAGTTCGCGCGCAAGGATATCAAGGTCCTGGTGGTTGGCAACCCGGCAAACACAAATGCTTTGATCTGTTCCCACTACGCTCCGAGTATTCCCAAGGAAAACTTCACTGCTATGACCAGATTGGACCAGAATCGCGCTCAGGCAGCTCTGGCTTCACGTCTTGGTGTCCAGGTCAGTCCAATTAGAgcccagtaataattatttaaccgttaattaaattatgatatgAACTAGGTCGACAAGATCAAGAACGTCATCATCTGGGGC encodes the following:
- the LOC103578641 gene encoding malate dehydrogenase, cytoplasmic encodes the protein MVEPINVVVTGAAGQIAYSLLYQLAAGSVFGPDQPINLRLLDIKPMMDVLQGVVMELEDLALPLLRDVLPTADAGAAFKDAAAAFLVGAMPRKQGMERKDLLAANVKIFKDQGEALDKFARKDIKVLVVGNPANTNALICSHYAPSIPKENFTAMTRLDQNRAQAALASRLGVQVDKIKNVIIWGNHSSTQYPDAAHAVAELPGKGSVSVSSAVNDSGWLNGEFLETIQKRGAAVIAARKMSSAMSAAKAAGDHMRDWWFGTKPGQWVSMGVVSDGSYGIPKDIVFSFPVTVKDKKFEIVQGLEISEFARSKLGITSKELEEERAEAHQVLMP